The Fusobacterium sp. DD2 genome window below encodes:
- the rsmH gene encoding 16S rRNA (cytosine(1402)-N(4))-methyltransferase RsmH, producing MEEIVSEYHIPVLYRECIDNLVINKDGVYLDCTLGGGGHSEGILKELSDKGRLISIDQDDQAIEFAKKRLEKYGAKWKVFKNNFENLDIVLYSAGYDKIDGILMDIGVSSTQLDDPSRGFSYRYDTKLDMRMNQNSELSAYDVVNNYSEEDLARIIYEYGEERNSRRIARLICEERAKNKIETTGELVAIIKRAYPERAQKHPAKKTFQAIRIEVNRELEVLDKAIDKAVDALKPGGRLGIITFHSLEDRLVKNKFRDLATACKCPPELPVCICGGKAKVKLITRKPIVPQGEEVKFNNRAHSSKLRVVERI from the coding sequence ATGGAAGAGATAGTTAGTGAATATCATATACCTGTCCTATACAGGGAATGTATTGATAATTTAGTTATAAATAAAGATGGAGTGTATCTTGACTGTACCTTAGGTGGTGGAGGTCACTCTGAAGGAATTTTAAAAGAACTTTCTGATAAGGGAAGATTGATTTCAATTGATCAGGATGACCAGGCTATTGAATTTGCAAAAAAAAGACTTGAGAAATATGGTGCTAAATGGAAAGTATTTAAAAATAACTTTGAAAATTTGGATATAGTTCTATATTCAGCTGGTTATGATAAAATAGATGGAATTTTAATGGATATAGGAGTATCATCTACACAACTTGATGACCCATCAAGAGGGTTTTCATATAGATATGACACTAAACTTGACATGAGAATGAATCAGAATAGTGAGCTATCTGCATATGATGTTGTAAATAACTATTCAGAAGAGGATTTAGCAAGAATAATATATGAGTATGGAGAAGAGAGAAATTCAAGAAGAATAGCCAGACTTATATGTGAAGAAAGAGCTAAAAATAAAATTGAGACAACAGGAGAACTTGTAGCAATTATTAAGAGAGCTTATCCTGAAAGAGCTCAAAAACACCCAGCTAAAAAGACTTTCCAGGCAATTAGAATAGAAGTTAATAGAGAGCTTGAAGTTTTAGATAAAGCTATAGATAAGGCTGTAGATGCTTTAAAACCAGGGGGAAGATTAGGAATAATTACCTTCCACTCATTAGAGGATAGACTTGTTAAAAATAAGTTTAGAGATTTAGCTACTGCTTGTAAATGTCCACCAGAGTTGCCAGTATGTATATGTGGTGGAAAAGCAAAAGTAAAACTTATAACAAGAAAACCTATAGTTCCACAGGGAGAAGAAGTGAAGTTTAACAATAGAGCACACTCTTCAAAATTGAGAGTTGTGGAAAGGATATGA
- a CDS encoding YggT family protein, translated as MMITLLNLVNTIISIINTLILIRVIVSWLAPNSHNGFTDMLYSVTEPILRPFRVLIPMRNMRIDISPIIAYVFLNILRRLIFILIFR; from the coding sequence ATGATGATAACGTTACTAAATTTGGTGAATACTATAATAAGCATAATAAATACTCTTATTTTGATAAGAGTTATTGTTTCATGGCTTGCACCTAATTCCCACAATGGTTTTACAGATATGCTATACAGCGTGACTGAACCTATATTGAGACCTTTTAGAGTGCTTATTCCCATGAGAAATATGAGAATTGATATATCGCCTATAATAGCATATGTCTTTTTAAATATTTTAAGAAGATTGATTTTCATTTTAATATTTAGATAG
- the pgsA gene encoding CDP-diacylglycerol--glycerol-3-phosphate 3-phosphatidyltransferase — MNLPNKLTSIRLVMAVPFIYFLQESDNGGLPYRLIALVLFIIASLTDFFDGYLARKYNLVTDFGKIMDPLADKILVISALVIFVDLKYIPSWMSIIVIAREFFISGIRMLAAVKGDVIPAGKLGKYKTTSQMIVIMIMMLFGRNPYNYYMMLVPVLLTLWSGVEYTTKSKHYFINSR; from the coding sequence ATGAATTTGCCTAATAAGTTAACTTCAATAAGATTGGTAATGGCAGTGCCTTTTATATACTTTCTTCAAGAATCAGACAATGGAGGACTACCATATAGATTAATAGCACTTGTGCTATTTATTATAGCTTCCCTGACAGATTTTTTTGATGGATATTTAGCTAGAAAATATAATCTTGTTACAGATTTTGGTAAAATTATGGACCCACTTGCAGATAAAATTTTGGTTATTTCAGCACTTGTTATTTTTGTAGATTTGAAATATATACCATCATGGATGTCTATAATTGTTATAGCAAGAGAATTTTTCATTAGTGGTATAAGAATGCTTGCAGCTGTAAAAGGTGATGTTATTCCAGCTGGGAAATTGGGAAAATATAAGACAACTAGCCAGATGATAGTAATTATGATAATGATGCTATTTGGTAGAAACCCATATAACTATTATATGATGTTGGTACCAGTGTTATTAACATTGTGGTCAGGAGTTGAATATACAACAAAGAGTAAGCATTATTTTATTAATTCAAGATAA
- the rimO gene encoding 30S ribosomal protein S12 methylthiotransferase RimO: protein MKLALISLGCSKNLVDSEHYLGILSKRKNMELTSEVADADIIIVNTCGFIGDAKRESIETILEAGELKKNGKLKKLIVAGCLAQKYSGEILKEMPEVDAVIGTGDIDKIESLVDDILDNKKVVETSHIDFLANAETERIRTTAPHTAYLKISEGCNRSCTYCIIPQMRGKLRSRTIEDIVKEAKDMVASGVREINLLAQETTEYGIDIYGEEKLSALMRELCKIDGLKWIRSYYMHPSHITDELIQTIKEEEKICKYFDVPIQHVSDEILRNMARAKSGEEVKDVLKRIRKAIPDATIRTTLIVGFPGETEENFQELRDFVEEFKFDYAGVFKYSREEDTVAYRLPNQVDEDVKERRYAELVNLQSEIAEKKNRQLLGQVVDVMIDGVSSESEYLLEGRTRGQALEIDGKVLTTDGTAKPGEIVKVKLEQNFDYDFIGPIVENEK, encoded by the coding sequence ATGAAATTAGCTTTAATAAGCTTAGGTTGCAGTAAAAATCTTGTAGACAGTGAGCACTATTTAGGGATTTTATCTAAGAGAAAAAATATGGAACTTACAAGTGAAGTTGCAGATGCAGATATAATAATTGTAAACACTTGTGGATTTATCGGAGATGCTAAAAGAGAGTCAATTGAGACAATTCTTGAAGCTGGAGAGTTAAAGAAAAATGGTAAGTTAAAGAAACTTATAGTTGCTGGATGTCTTGCACAAAAGTATTCAGGTGAGATTTTAAAAGAGATGCCTGAAGTTGATGCTGTAATTGGAACTGGAGATATTGATAAGATAGAATCTCTTGTAGATGATATCTTAGATAATAAAAAAGTAGTGGAAACATCACACATTGATTTTCTTGCAAATGCAGAAACAGAAAGAATCAGAACAACAGCACCACACACTGCATACCTTAAAATATCAGAAGGATGCAATAGAAGTTGTACATACTGTATCATACCTCAAATGAGAGGAAAACTTCGTAGCAGAACTATTGAAGATATAGTTAAAGAAGCAAAAGATATGGTAGCATCAGGAGTAAGAGAGATAAACCTATTAGCTCAGGAAACTACTGAGTATGGAATTGATATATATGGAGAAGAAAAACTTTCTGCTCTTATGAGAGAACTATGCAAAATAGATGGTTTAAAATGGATAAGATCATATTATATGCATCCTAGTCATATAACAGATGAACTTATACAAACAATAAAAGAGGAAGAAAAAATTTGTAAATACTTTGATGTACCTATTCAGCACGTATCAGATGAAATCCTAAGAAATATGGCTCGTGCAAAGAGTGGAGAAGAAGTAAAAGATGTACTAAAAAGAATAAGAAAAGCTATTCCAGATGCAACAATCAGAACAACATTAATAGTTGGATTCCCTGGAGAAACTGAAGAGAATTTCCAAGAACTTAGAGATTTTGTAGAAGAGTTTAAATTTGATTATGCTGGAGTGTTCAAATACTCTAGAGAAGAGGATACAGTTGCATATAGACTTCCAAATCAGGTTGATGAAGATGTTAAAGAGAGAAGATATGCAGAACTTGTAAATCTTCAAAGTGAAATAGCTGAAAAGAAGAATAGACAACTTCTTGGTCAAGTTGTAGATGTTATGATTGATGGAGTTTCTAGTGAAAGTGAGTATCTTTTAGAGGGAAGAACTAGAGGACAGGCACTTGAAATCGATGGAAAAGTCTTAACAACTGACGGAACAGCAAAGCCTGGAGAGATTGTTAAAGTAAAATTGGAGCAAAACTTCGACTACGATTTTATTGGTCCAATTGTTGAAAATGAAAAATAG
- the pnp gene encoding polyribonucleotide nucleotidyltransferase produces the protein MFDEKKVQMELAGRTLTFSTGKIARQSSGAVMVQYGDTVLLSTVNRSKEPRENTDFFPLTVDYIEKFYAAGKFPGGFNKREGRPSTDATLTARLIDRPIRPMFPDGFNYDVHIVNTVFSYDGENTTDYLGITGSSMALMLSDIPFLGPVAGVVVGYKDGEFILNPTPEQLETSELELSVAGTKDAVNMVEAGAKELDEETMLAAIMFAHENIKKICAFQEEFAKEVGKEKIEFVKPEVMPLVKNFIDENGMEKLKAAVLTTGKKAREEAVDGLEEELYNAFVAENFGTEEDVEVPEDVVAEFKSYYHDLMKKLVRDAILYHKHRVDGRKTTEIRPLYAEVDCLPIPHGSAMFTRGETQAVVITTLGTKEDEQLVDNLEKEYYKKFYLHYNFPPYSVGETGRMGSPGRRELGHGSLAERALRYVIPTEEEFPYTIRVVSEITESNGSSSQASICGGSLSLMAAGVPIKEHVAGIAMGLIKEGEEFTVLTDIMGLEDHLGDMDFKVAGTKSGITALQMDIKITGITEEIMRIALKQALEARLQILELMNNTIPQPAKIKSNVPRIYQMTIPTDKIAALIGTGGKNIKGIIDQTGATVDIEDDGRVSIFCKDEAALDETVKLVNSYVKDVEVGEVYMGKVVNLAKFGAFMEILPGKEGLLHISEISKERVANVEDVLKVGDTFEVKVISTDNGKISLSKKRV, from the coding sequence ATGTTTGACGAAAAAAAAGTTCAAATGGAGTTAGCTGGAAGAACGCTAACATTTTCAACTGGAAAAATAGCAAGACAATCTAGTGGGGCAGTTATGGTGCAATATGGAGATACAGTGCTTTTAAGTACAGTTAACCGTAGCAAAGAGCCTAGAGAAAATACTGACTTTTTCCCTTTAACAGTTGACTATATTGAGAAATTTTATGCTGCTGGAAAATTCCCAGGAGGATTTAATAAAAGAGAAGGAAGACCATCAACAGATGCAACATTGACAGCAAGACTTATTGACAGACCAATAAGACCAATGTTCCCTGATGGATTCAACTATGATGTACATATTGTAAATACTGTATTTTCATATGATGGAGAAAATACAACTGACTATTTAGGAATTACAGGATCATCAATGGCACTTATGCTATCTGATATTCCATTCTTAGGACCAGTTGCAGGAGTAGTAGTTGGATACAAAGATGGAGAGTTTATTTTAAACCCTACACCTGAACAGTTAGAGACAAGCGAACTTGAACTTTCAGTTGCAGGTACAAAAGATGCAGTTAACATGGTTGAAGCAGGAGCTAAAGAACTTGATGAAGAAACAATGCTTGCTGCTATTATGTTTGCTCATGAAAACATCAAAAAAATATGTGCATTCCAGGAAGAGTTTGCAAAAGAAGTTGGAAAAGAAAAAATCGAATTTGTAAAACCTGAAGTAATGCCATTAGTTAAGAATTTTATAGATGAAAATGGTATGGAAAAATTAAAAGCTGCAGTTTTAACTACAGGTAAAAAAGCTAGAGAAGAAGCAGTAGATGGATTAGAAGAAGAGTTATACAATGCATTTGTTGCTGAAAACTTTGGAACAGAAGAGGATGTAGAAGTTCCTGAAGATGTAGTTGCTGAATTTAAATCATACTACCATGATTTAATGAAAAAACTTGTAAGAGATGCTATCCTTTACCATAAACATAGAGTAGATGGAAGAAAAACAACTGAAATCAGACCTCTATATGCTGAAGTTGATTGTTTACCAATCCCTCATGGATCAGCAATGTTTACAAGAGGAGAAACTCAAGCAGTAGTTATCACTACTTTAGGTACTAAGGAAGATGAACAATTAGTAGACAATCTTGAAAAAGAATACTATAAAAAATTCTACCTACATTATAACTTCCCACCATATTCAGTTGGAGAAACTGGAAGAATGGGATCACCTGGTAGAAGAGAATTAGGACACGGATCACTTGCTGAAAGAGCTTTAAGATATGTAATCCCAACTGAAGAAGAATTCCCATATACAATAAGAGTTGTATCTGAAATTACTGAATCAAATGGATCTTCTTCACAAGCATCAATATGTGGAGGATCACTTTCACTTATGGCTGCAGGTGTACCAATAAAAGAGCACGTTGCTGGTATCGCAATGGGACTTATTAAAGAGGGAGAAGAGTTTACAGTTCTTACAGATATTATGGGACTTGAAGACCACTTAGGAGATATGGACTTTAAAGTTGCAGGAACTAAGAGTGGTATCACAGCTCTTCAAATGGATATAAAAATAACAGGAATTACTGAAGAGATAATGAGAATTGCTTTAAAACAAGCTTTAGAAGCAAGACTTCAAATATTAGAATTAATGAACAATACAATTCCTCAACCTGCAAAAATCAAATCAAATGTACCAAGAATTTATCAAATGACTATACCAACTGATAAAATTGCTGCATTAATTGGAACAGGTGGAAAAAATATTAAAGGAATTATTGATCAAACTGGAGCAACTGTTGATATTGAAGATGACGGTAGAGTATCTATCTTCTGTAAAGATGAAGCTGCACTAGATGAGACAGTAAAACTTGTAAATTCTTATGTTAAAGATGTTGAAGTTGGAGAAGTTTACATGGGTAAAGTTGTAAATCTTGCTAAATTTGGAGCATTTATGGAAATTTTACCAGGTAAAGAAGGATTACTTCACATATCAGAAATTTCTAAAGAAAGAGTTGCTAATGTAGAGGATGTATTAAAAGTTGGAGATACATTTGAAGTAAAAGTAATATCTACAGACAACGGAAAAATCAGTTTAAGTAAAAAAAGAGTATAA